The following are from one region of the Arcobacter defluvii genome:
- a CDS encoding NAD-glutamate dehydrogenase domain-containing protein, translated as MTTHDINAICSQILTSDDLIVEEELFQKVLKDKIVTKILDNKGLKYIKIFSKEQLFLSHITPLLHNIGFEIIDEVTYNVMNKKEMIYISRFNLFNPDLQKIEIAKNNIEDIITYTLQDSTVKHSKAFSLVYEENLNLKKINILRAFIEYIGQAVLTINTAAILNTLTLHHEITALFVEYFLSKFDPKIKSKEKLLEEIETKIKDKIKLVPQILDDRILNIMVSFLKALLRTNYFLDKETLAFKIDTKTFAKDLKGLQPNIENFIYHRDFYGIHLRMTKVSRGGLRWSDRHDDYRQEIKSLMITQEGKNSIIIPDGAKGGFVINKDSSEISKEYFTQIYSLFINANLDLVDNMIDGKIVKNPNVVCYDEDDAYFVVAADKGTAAMSDVANEIAKQRKFWLGDAFASGGSNGFGHKDLGITARGAMVSTNRFFIEEGIDIHKDEISVVGIGSMSGDVFGNGMMESENFKLVGAISQKEIFIDPNPNIELAYKERKRLFESRDGGWANYDLSLISKGGGVFKRSDKQIELTSEIQKLIKCTRKTISGEELCKKLLTLDVDLLFNGGVGTYVKASDENNLDLGDKQNEAVRVDACDLKAKIVCEGGNLGFTQKARIEYALNGGRINQDAIDNAGGVNTSDHEVNLKILLNIIKNQGILNEKQANETLHSLTEQVVQLVLKSNYDQACVISIDEQFSRKYPNDYIKSIEVLENNVEAFNRRDFYIPKNENLSDIIDINGSIVRPVLGSLLSYSKIFIKKIILDSTLVDEQFSLQYLFRYFPQSFVGAYEQQIANHPLKREIIATMMADIVINHQGITFLSDYAKLGNEKFLLKIKSYLVVKLLFGSKEIREKIYAQDTKMSVEQQYKLINKLEYILYASTKWMVKYLQKNQLDSVHILDHKAELFALLSEVHKQKVEILIQNDDEFNKFYSVIDYLRFAIAAIIIKENTPHSFKDVIVLFYSLIHEFNILEIIVELNRVKIINSTDMALRNQILQFIEYIVVHYTKKILEFQRVNEAPDIAFTNFITNEKDKFYKIRDHLDIFMTKENKDIKDIAITVNQLMVSLI; from the coding sequence ATGACTACACACGATATAAATGCAATTTGTTCACAAATTTTAACATCTGATGATTTGATAGTAGAAGAAGAACTTTTTCAAAAAGTTTTAAAAGATAAAATAGTAACTAAAATTTTAGATAACAAAGGTTTGAAATATATAAAGATTTTCTCTAAAGAGCAACTTTTTTTATCTCATATAACACCTCTTTTACATAATATTGGTTTTGAAATAATCGATGAAGTGACTTATAATGTTATGAATAAAAAAGAGATGATTTATATTTCAAGATTTAATCTTTTTAATCCAGATTTACAAAAAATTGAAATTGCAAAAAATAATATTGAAGATATTATAACTTATACCTTACAAGATTCGACAGTAAAACACTCAAAAGCTTTTTCTTTAGTATATGAAGAAAATCTAAATTTGAAAAAAATAAATATTTTAAGAGCATTTATAGAGTATATAGGGCAAGCAGTTTTGACTATAAATACAGCTGCAATTTTAAATACTCTTACACTTCATCATGAAATTACAGCACTTTTTGTGGAGTATTTTTTGAGTAAATTTGATCCAAAAATAAAAAGTAAAGAAAAACTTCTTGAAGAAATTGAAACTAAAATTAAAGATAAAATAAAACTTGTACCACAAATTTTAGATGATAGAATTTTAAATATCATGGTTTCATTTTTAAAAGCACTTTTAAGAACAAACTATTTTTTAGATAAAGAGACATTAGCTTTTAAAATTGATACAAAAACTTTTGCAAAAGATTTAAAAGGATTACAACCAAATATAGAAAATTTTATATATCATAGAGATTTTTATGGAATACATCTACGAATGACGAAGGTTTCAAGAGGAGGACTTCGATGGTCAGATAGACATGATGACTATCGACAAGAAATAAAATCTCTTATGATTACTCAAGAAGGAAAAAACTCTATTATTATTCCTGATGGAGCTAAGGGTGGATTTGTAATAAATAAAGATTCAAGTGAAATTTCAAAAGAGTATTTTACTCAAATTTATTCACTGTTTATAAATGCAAATCTTGATTTAGTTGATAATATGATAGACGGAAAAATTGTAAAGAATCCAAATGTTGTTTGTTATGATGAAGATGACGCTTATTTTGTAGTTGCAGCTGATAAAGGAACTGCTGCTATGAGTGATGTTGCAAATGAAATAGCAAAACAAAGAAAATTTTGGTTAGGTGATGCCTTTGCAAGTGGTGGAAGTAATGGTTTTGGACATAAAGATTTAGGAATTACTGCACGAGGTGCAATGGTTTCAACGAATAGATTTTTTATAGAAGAGGGCATTGATATTCATAAAGATGAAATAAGTGTTGTTGGGATTGGTTCTATGAGTGGTGATGTTTTTGGAAATGGAATGATGGAATCAGAAAACTTCAAACTTGTTGGAGCAATTTCACAAAAAGAAATTTTTATTGATCCAAATCCAAATATTGAACTTGCATATAAAGAGAGAAAAAGACTTTTTGAATCTCGTGATGGTGGTTGGGCAAATTATGATTTATCTTTGATTTCAAAAGGTGGTGGAGTATTCAAAAGAAGCGATAAACAAATTGAACTAACATCAGAAATACAAAAACTTATAAAATGTACAAGAAAAACAATTTCTGGGGAAGAGTTGTGTAAAAAACTTTTAACTTTAGATGTTGATTTACTTTTTAATGGAGGAGTTGGAACTTATGTAAAAGCAAGTGATGAAAATAATCTTGATTTGGGTGATAAACAAAATGAAGCTGTAAGAGTAGATGCCTGTGATTTAAAAGCAAAAATTGTATGTGAAGGTGGAAATTTAGGATTTACACAAAAAGCAAGAATTGAATATGCTTTAAATGGTGGAAGAATTAATCAAGATGCAATTGATAACGCAGGTGGTGTTAATACATCTGACCATGAAGTAAATTTAAAAATTTTATTAAATATCATAAAAAATCAAGGGATATTAAATGAAAAACAAGCAAATGAAACACTTCATTCTTTAACAGAACAAGTGGTTCAACTTGTTTTAAAAAGTAATTATGACCAAGCTTGTGTAATCTCAATAGATGAACAATTTTCAAGAAAATATCCAAATGATTATATAAAATCTATAGAAGTTTTAGAAAATAATGTAGAAGCCTTTAATAGAAGAGATTTTTACATACCTAAAAATGAAAATTTAAGTGATATTATAGATATAAATGGTTCTATTGTAAGACCAGTTTTAGGTTCTCTTTTATCATATAGTAAAATTTTTATCAAAAAAATCATACTTGATTCAACTTTAGTTGATGAACAGTTTTCTTTACAATATTTATTTAGATATTTCCCTCAATCATTTGTAGGAGCTTATGAACAACAAATAGCAAATCATCCTCTAAAAAGAGAGATAATTGCAACAATGATGGCTGATATTGTGATAAATCATCAAGGTATTACTTTTCTTTCAGATTATGCAAAACTTGGAAATGAGAAATTTTTATTAAAAATAAAATCATATTTAGTTGTAAAATTACTTTTTGGTTCAAAAGAAATAAGAGAAAAAATTTATGCTCAAGATACAAAAATGAGTGTAGAACAACAATATAAACTAATAAATAAATTAGAATATATTTTGTATGCAAGTACAAAATGGATGGTTAAATATCTTCAAAAAAATCAGTTAGATTCAGTTCATATTTTAGACCATAAAGCTGAACTTTTTGCACTATTATCTGAGGTTCACAAACAAAAAGTAGAAATTCTAATACAAAATGATGATGAATTTAATAAATTTTATAGTGTGATTGATTATCTAAGATTTGCTATTGCTGCAATTATTATAAAAGAAAATACTCCCCATTCATTTAAAGATGTTATTGTTTTATTTTATTCATTAATCCATGAATTTAATATTTTAGAAATAATAGTAGAATTAAATAGAGTTAAAATTATAAATTCAACTGATATGGCTTTAAGAAATCAGATATTACAATTTATTGAATATATTGTTGTGCATTACACAAAAAAAATATTGGAATTTCAAAGAGTAAATGAAGCACCAGATATAGCTTTTACAAATTTTATAACTAATGAAAAAGATAAGTTTTATAAAATTAGAGATCATTTAGATATTTTTATGACTAAAGAAAATAAAGATATAAAAGATATTGCAATAACTGTTAATCAACTAATGGTCTCTTTAATATAA
- a CDS encoding outer membrane beta-barrel protein encodes MKKRYVAISLLASFITLLNANDFDTKISVGATSAKLDGETYTQYGLGYTANTTLNNGIILGFGNSAYYGNVTSGKEVTTVDLDLRAGYEIFNNLTAFAIGTGVYQYYDDSSATGLGYGGSLEYKITEHVAIEGSYKTTNMRYSTNDYDYDTSNLAIKFNY; translated from the coding sequence ATGAAAAAAAGGTATGTAGCTATTTCATTATTAGCTAGTTTTATTACTTTATTAAATGCAAATGATTTTGATACAAAAATATCAGTAGGTGCAACATCTGCAAAACTTGATGGAGAAACTTATACTCAATATGGTTTAGGATATACAGCAAATACAACTTTAAATAATGGAATAATTTTAGGATTTGGAAATAGTGCTTATTATGGAAATGTAACAAGTGGAAAAGAAGTTACAACAGTTGATTTAGATTTACGAGCTGGATATGAAATATTTAATAATTTAACAGCTTTTGCAATAGGAACAGGTGTTTATCAATATTATGATGATAGTTCAGCAACTGGTCTTGGTTATGGTGGTTCTTTAGAGTATAAAATAACAGAACATGTAGCAATAGAAGGTAGTTATAAAACTACAAATATGAGATATTCAACAAATGATTATGATTATGACACTTCAAATCTTGCTATAAAGTTCAACTATTAA
- a CDS encoding putative bifunctional diguanylate cyclase/phosphodiesterase, translated as MNKTFKNYIFSRQIILVSAIFLLCFIFSTYLHTSLTKDEALNHSKAISNQIFSSMYQVMRKGWSRDDVMMFTKSLEDNFQSSNYEINIYRGDKVKQLFGEIEEKAKDATLVDVLNGKIDKLDSFNNNIVRNILPLKATQDCKSCHVNSQVGDVLGVLEVKQNLNSIFLESKYQFIAFFLIIIPIFYILAFISSRYTTKKITDNLDLFNEKVENINSIQDFKEFDSKNIDLYFKEFNQIINNIDFMAERLKIIAVDKELLEFEIKLLDKFIITSDVVKDWREYICDLLIEINKIMETYTLMTIFRVGEDQFEVDIFWLGIPDNYQKEMFDKYINKTVKEAEYFKEMTDFTIKHIVADNNRCLSELKEDSVEYRTKSLFLDTPKIGGIVGIGLQSVFSNDPVRYIVIDSILTTMANLVGSVKAIHKYTQDLEYYAARDPLTDLFNQRVFNDMMAYEIKRAEKHDYPFALMVIDCDNFKPINDNFGHAFGDKFLQTIADILEEEKRPEDIVARYGGDEFTIILPECDENGALTVANRISKKIEEEKLLAPDGTKVGITISIGISVYPTHSLSQKDMFVIADSMMYQAKEEGKNSIKIPSQNDISNILKQKQEKSSLLIKAIENDQIEAYFQPIKPSSSNNDLVIHELLMRIHQDGKVVSAFEFIEIAEARGLINTMDLMVIEKAFRKIQEIGYEGILFINLSPKSLIMGDFINKINGFVKKYNIKKEKIVFEITERETVKNFSLLEKFVHNLKSEGYKFAIDDFGSGFSSFHYIKKFPIDYVKIDGDFIVNIDKDIKDKAFVNSIVTLAKELKIQVIAEFVENEEIVIVLNELEIDYYQGYHIGKPSSNFVSLQ; from the coding sequence ATGAATAAAACTTTCAAAAACTATATTTTCTCTCGACAAATTATTTTAGTATCAGCTATATTTTTACTATGTTTTATCTTCAGTACTTATTTACATACAAGTCTTACAAAAGATGAAGCTTTAAATCACTCAAAAGCTATATCAAATCAAATTTTTTCTTCTATGTACCAAGTAATGAGAAAAGGATGGAGTAGAGATGATGTGATGATGTTTACAAAATCTTTAGAAGATAATTTTCAAAGTAGTAATTATGAGATAAATATTTACAGAGGGGATAAAGTAAAACAACTTTTTGGAGAAATTGAAGAAAAAGCAAAAGATGCAACATTAGTAGATGTTTTAAATGGAAAAATTGATAAATTAGATAGTTTTAACAATAACATAGTTAGAAATATTTTACCTTTAAAAGCAACTCAAGATTGTAAATCATGTCATGTAAATAGTCAAGTTGGCGATGTTTTAGGAGTTTTAGAAGTAAAACAAAATCTTAATTCAATATTTTTAGAATCAAAATACCAATTTATAGCATTTTTCTTAATAATAATCCCAATATTCTATATACTTGCATTTATCTCTTCAAGATATACAACTAAAAAAATCACAGATAATTTAGATTTATTCAATGAAAAAGTTGAAAATATAAACTCTATTCAAGATTTTAAAGAATTTGATTCAAAAAATATTGATTTATATTTTAAAGAGTTTAATCAAATTATCAATAATATTGATTTTATGGCAGAAAGATTAAAAATAATAGCTGTTGATAAAGAATTGCTTGAATTTGAAATAAAACTTCTAGATAAATTTATTATCACTTCTGATGTGGTAAAAGATTGGCGAGAATATATTTGTGATTTATTAATTGAGATTAATAAAATCATGGAAACATATACTTTAATGACTATTTTTAGAGTTGGTGAAGATCAATTTGAAGTAGATATTTTCTGGCTAGGAATTCCTGATAATTATCAAAAAGAAATGTTTGATAAATATATCAACAAAACTGTAAAAGAAGCTGAATATTTCAAAGAAATGACTGATTTTACTATAAAACATATAGTTGCAGATAATAATAGATGTTTAAGTGAATTAAAAGAAGATAGTGTTGAATATAGAACAAAATCTCTATTTTTAGATACTCCAAAAATTGGAGGAATTGTAGGTATAGGTTTACAATCTGTATTTTCAAATGACCCAGTAAGATATATAGTAATTGACTCTATTTTAACAACTATGGCAAACTTAGTAGGTTCAGTTAAAGCTATTCATAAATATACACAAGATTTAGAATATTATGCTGCACGTGATCCACTTACAGATTTATTTAATCAAAGAGTATTCAATGATATGATGGCATATGAAATTAAACGTGCTGAGAAACACGATTATCCATTTGCTTTAATGGTTATTGATTGTGATAATTTTAAACCAATAAATGATAACTTTGGTCATGCATTTGGAGATAAATTTTTACAAACTATTGCCGATATTTTAGAAGAAGAAAAAAGACCTGAAGATATAGTTGCTAGATATGGAGGAGATGAATTTACTATTATTCTTCCTGAATGTGATGAAAATGGTGCATTAACTGTTGCAAATAGAATCTCTAAAAAAATTGAAGAAGAAAAACTTCTAGCTCCTGATGGCACAAAAGTAGGAATAACTATTTCTATTGGAATTTCAGTATATCCAACACATAGTTTATCGCAAAAAGATATGTTTGTAATTGCTGATTCTATGATGTATCAAGCAAAAGAAGAAGGTAAAAATTCTATAAAAATACCAAGTCAAAATGATATATCAAATATCTTAAAACAAAAACAAGAGAAATCATCACTTCTAATCAAAGCCATAGAAAATGACCAAATAGAAGCCTATTTCCAACCAATAAAACCATCTTCATCAAATAATGATTTAGTAATACATGAACTTTTAATGAGAATACATCAAGATGGAAAAGTTGTATCTGCTTTTGAATTTATTGAAATTGCAGAAGCAAGAGGTTTAATCAATACAATGGATTTAATGGTAATAGAAAAAGCCTTTAGAAAAATTCAAGAGATAGGATATGAAGGAATTTTATTTATAAATTTATCTCCAAAATCTTTAATTATGGGTGATTTTATAAATAAAATAAATGGTTTTGTAAAAAAATATAATATAAAAAAAGAGAAAATTGTATTTGAAATAACTGAACGTGAAACTGTAAAAAACTTCTCATTACTTGAGAAATTTGTTCATAATCTAAAATCTGAAGGTTATAAGTTTGCTATTGATGATTTTGGTTCAGGATTTTCTTCATTTCACTATATCAAAAAATTCCCTATTGATTATGTAAAAATTGACGGTGATTTTATAGTAAATATAGATAAAGATATAAAAGATAAAGCATTTGTAAATAGTATAGTTACACTTGCAAAAGAACTAAAAATTCAAGTTATTGCTGAGTTTGTAGAAAATGAAGAAATTGTTATAGTTTTAAATGAATTAGAAATAGATTATTATCAGGGTTATCATATAGGAAAACCATCTTCAAACTTTGTCTCTTTACAATAA
- a CDS encoding SagB family peptide dehydrogenase, giving the protein MLVSLNQYHQNTKHSYLSVRTNSNQVDWNNPPNRFKNYADSYKRIHLDSKNSNYNFLYLISGITAKKTYPGIEYYLRVNPSAGALYPNEVYFQVRNIEGFEDGIYHLEVSSSSVVLLQTIKTNEGIENLLGLDFSIDGFVFFISSLYFRSSWKYKNRAFRYCLLDAGHLIGSIEASSYLFDKEFEILYDFPKQKLNEFFSFDEKEFFTSICLVGIKKDDKKDEFSLILPTLDGSSYDEGKLSFFVKNELIEKAYDDTLNVRNRRNQENRAIFNFQKQRFQDTIFNRRSIREFTKQSISKIQFESIMNVVNQAITSDCDEQVDIFYIINRVEGLEIGLYKNGKLIKNGDFSLKAGYLCLEQDLGKSSAVTFFLASKSQNYQEAYQKAGVIGHRLYLASNYLEIGCSGIGAYYDDEVCEFLEEQTMIFYALAIGN; this is encoded by the coding sequence ATGTTAGTCTCTTTAAATCAATACCACCAAAATACAAAGCACTCTTATTTATCAGTTAGAACTAATTCAAATCAAGTTGATTGGAATAATCCTCCCAATAGATTCAAAAACTATGCAGATAGTTATAAACGCATTCATTTAGATTCTAAAAATTCAAATTATAATTTTTTATATTTGATTTCTGGAATTACTGCAAAAAAAACATATCCGGGAATTGAATATTATCTAAGAGTAAATCCAAGTGCAGGAGCACTTTATCCTAATGAAGTATATTTTCAAGTAAGAAATATAGAAGGTTTTGAAGATGGAATTTATCATCTTGAAGTATCTAGTTCAAGTGTTGTTTTATTACAAACAATTAAAACAAATGAAGGAATAGAAAATCTTTTAGGTTTGGATTTTAGTATAGATGGTTTTGTATTTTTTATCTCTTCTTTATATTTTAGGTCTTCTTGGAAATATAAAAATAGAGCATTTAGATATTGTTTACTTGATGCTGGACATTTAATAGGAAGTATTGAAGCTAGTTCTTATTTGTTTGATAAAGAGTTTGAGATTTTATATGATTTTCCAAAACAAAAATTAAATGAATTTTTTTCTTTTGATGAAAAAGAGTTTTTTACATCTATTTGTTTGGTTGGAATAAAAAAAGATGATAAAAAAGATGAATTTTCTTTGATTCTTCCAACTCTTGATGGAAGTTCATATGATGAAGGGAAACTCTCATTTTTTGTAAAAAATGAATTAATTGAAAAAGCTTATGATGATACTTTGAACGTAAGAAATAGAAGAAACCAAGAAAATAGAGCAATTTTCAATTTTCAAAAACAAAGATTTCAAGATACGATTTTTAATAGAAGATCAATAAGAGAGTTTACAAAACAAAGTATTTCAAAAATTCAATTTGAATCAATAATGAATGTTGTAAATCAAGCAATTACAAGTGATTGTGATGAGCAAGTTGATATTTTTTATATTATAAATAGAGTTGAAGGTTTAGAAATAGGGCTTTATAAAAATGGAAAACTTATAAAAAATGGAGATTTTTCACTAAAAGCTGGTTATTTATGTTTGGAGCAAGATTTAGGAAAATCAAGTGCAGTTACATTTTTCTTAGCTTCAAAAAGCCAAAATTATCAAGAAGCCTATCAAAAAGCTGGAGTAATTGGACATAGATTATATCTTGCATCAAACTATTTAGAGATAGGATGTAGTGGAATAGGGGCTTATTATGATGATGAAGTTTGTGAATTTTTAGAAGAACAAACAATGATTTTTTATGCACTTGCTATTGGTAACTAA